In Triticum aestivum cultivar Chinese Spring chromosome 5B, IWGSC CS RefSeq v2.1, whole genome shotgun sequence, the following proteins share a genomic window:
- the LOC123115241 gene encoding uncharacterized protein has translation MDGDGELPFDFFSQTASSGAAAHHIDEDGWGITPPRLRGSAGRGLVAGGLERGSVAGGLGRGSVAGGLERGSVAGGLGRCSVAGALRAPIGLDNIDLNGDSAVAASYPNLGMYTQLFHPGSAAGHGVPLQRTRSDGVAQRQGRPPRQGLLPVRAPDRRGKQVVATSGRGGAGSSRTGSGRQHRSW, from the coding sequence ATGGACGGCGACGGCGAACTCCCCTTCGATTTCTTCTCGCAGACGGCGTCTTCCGGTGCTGCGGCGCACCACATCGACGAGGACGGGTGGGGGATTACGCCCCCTCGTCTCCGGGGATCCGCCGGCCGCGGCTTGGTGGCAGGGGGGCTCGAGCGCGGCTCGGTGGCAGGCGGGCTCGGCCGCGGCTCGGTGGCCGGGGGGCTCGAGCGCGGCTCGGTGGCCGGGGGGCTCGGCCGCTGCTCGGTGGCCGGGGCGCTCCGCGCTCCCATCGGGTTGGATAACATCGACCTCAACGGCgactccgccgtcgccgcctcctacCCCAACCTGGGCATGTACACGCAGCTTTTTCATCCCGGGAGTGCGGCCGGCCATGGTGTGCCCCTCCAGCGGACCAGATCGGACGGCGTGGCGCAGCGGCAGGGTCGTCCACCTCGCCAAGGTCTCCTCCCAGTGAGGGCCCCAGATCGTCGTGGCAAGCAGGTCGTCGCGACGTCGGGACGAGGTGGTGCTGGTTCAAGTCGCACAGGCAGCGGCAGGCAGCATCGATCATGGTAG
- the LOC123117563 gene encoding uncharacterized protein isoform X1, translating to MEPPPPRRRDSPPAIPDELIEEILLRLPPDEPACLLRASVVCKDWAGIVCRPGFRRRLHELHRAPPVLGVLHNWEFDPIHRFISTTASSFSLAAPDCLDWRALDCRHGRALFFPQEFGGLELLLWEPITGAEQRIPLPAEFLSDCPTAAVFCAADGCDHRDCLGGPFRVVFLFAVVLDEETHVTSACIYSSEIGAWGELTSIHCNIEFSMEFTGSYSVLVDRSVLYFMSDGNADSASVVEYELASRELTVFGLPDKYYGHAYSLMLLEDGGIGLIQYLDTRLKLWRREASAEAGWVLNRVMCLKSFIPMHALLHSEYRLQVMGFAEEANIIFVDTVVGLFTIELQSGHVRKVCRDTDRGFRSLIPVVSFYTPVPQGKHQNLPASMPSEEAGGEDGGEEEKTVDQAHQLLNKGSSATKEVDFINTFEYIIHDLEIRVPCCGEGVLEGDGTLNKHGCALLPHDSSGDVPKSAANLCLCFHLGLFPGVCECTTRRDDAGNSTTSESNADDSPPLEKNCRLQVNMASFACSSEQQQEEEERKR from the exons ATGGAAccaccgccgccacgccgccgcgacTCGCCGCCGGCGATCCCGGACGAGCTCATCGaagagatcctcctccgcctcccgcccgaCGAACCCGCTTGCCTCCTCCGCGCATCCGTCGTCTGCAAGGACTGGGCCGGCATCGTCTGCCGCCCCGGATTCCGgcgccgcctccacgagctccaccGGGCACCCCCCGTGCTCGGCGTCCTCCACAACTGGGAATTCGATCCCATCCACCGATTCATCTCCACCACCGCATCGTCCTTCTCCCTCGCCGCCCCGGACTGCCTCGACTGGCGGGCCCTCGACTGCCGCCACGGACGCGCCCTCTTCTTCCCCCAGGAATTTGGTGGTCTGGAACTACTCTTGTGGGAGCCAATCACGGGTGCCGAGCAGCGCATACCGCTTCCCGCCGAGTTCCTGAGCGACTGCCCGACCGCAGCCGTGTTCTGCGCGGCGGACGGGTGCGACCACCGCGACTGCCTCGGCGGTCCTTTCCGCGTGGTCTTCCTCTTCGCCGTCGTGTTAGACGAGGAGACGCACGTCACGTCGGCGTGCATTTACTCGTCGGAGATTGGTGCTTGGGGCGAGCTGACCTCGATTCACTGCAACATCGAGTTCTCCATGGAATTCACAGGAAGCTACAGCGTGCTCGTTGACAGATCTGTGCTCTACTTCATGTCCGACGGCAACGCGGATAGTGCGTCGGTCGTCGAGTATGAATTGGCAAGCCGCGAGCTGACTGTTTTCGGCCTACCAGACAAGTACTACGGCCATGCATATAGCCTCATGCTGTTGGAGGACGGTGGAATCGGATTAATCCAATACTTGGATACGCGTCTCAAATTGTGGAGAAGAGAGGCGAGTGCTGAAGCAGGGTGGGTGCTGAACCGGGTCATGTGCTTGAAAAGTTTCATCCCAATGCATGCTCTCTTGCATTCAGAATATAGACTGCAAGTGATGGGCTTTGCTGAGGAAGCAAATATCATTTTTGTTGACACAGTTGTTGGCCTCTTCACAATAGAGCTACAATCGGGGCATGTGAGGAAGGTGTGCCGTGATACTGATCGAGGCTTCCGTAGTTTGATCCCAGTTGTCAGCTTCTACACTCCTGTACCCCAAGGCAAGCACCAGAATCTGCCGGCGTCGATGCCTAGTGAGGAGGCAGGTGGTGAGGATGGGGGAGAGGAAGAAAAAACAGTGGATCAGGCACATCAATTGTTGAACAAGGGGTCCAGTGCTACCAAGGAAGTTGACTTTATCAACACCTTCGAATACATCATCCATGACCTCGAGATCAG GGTTCCGTGTTGTGGAGAAGGTGTTCTGGAGGGTGATGGCACACTCAACAAACATGGATGTGCCTTGCTACCCCATGATTCTTCAGGTGATGTTCCCAAGAGTGCAGCGAATTTATGCCTTTGTTTTCACCTAGGGTTGTTCCCAGGAGTTTGTGAATGTACAACTAGGAGAGATGATGCTGGGAACTCAACGACCTCTGAAAGCAATGCTGATGATTCTCCACCTTTGGAGAAAA ATTGCCGGCTGCAAGTTAACATGGCCTCCTTCGCTTGTTCTTCAGAACAACagcaggaggaagaggagaggaaacGTTAA
- the LOC123117563 gene encoding uncharacterized protein isoform X2, which yields MEPPPPRRRDSPPAIPDELIEEILLRLPPDEPACLLRASVVCKDWAGIVCRPGFRRRLHELHRAPPVLGVLHNWEFDPIHRFISTTASSFSLAAPDCLDWRALDCRHGRALFFPQEFGGLELLLWEPITGAEQRIPLPAEFLSDCPTAAVFCAADGCDHRDCLGGPFRVVFLFAVVLDEETHVTSACIYSSEIGAWGELTSIHCNIEFSMEFTGSYSVLVDRSVLYFMSDGNADSASVVEYELASRELTVFGLPDKYYGHAYSLMLLEDGGIGLIQYLDTRLKLWRREASAEAGWVLNRVMCLKSFIPMHALLHSEYRLQVMGFAEEANIIFVDTVVGLFTIELQSGHVRKVCRDTDRGFRSLIPVVSFYTPVPQGKHQNLPASMPSEEAGGEDGGEEEKTVDQAHQLLNKGSSATKEVDFINTFEYIIHDLEIRVPCCGEGVLEGDGTLNKHGCALLPHDSSDCRLQVNMASFACSSEQQQEEEERKR from the exons ATGGAAccaccgccgccacgccgccgcgacTCGCCGCCGGCGATCCCGGACGAGCTCATCGaagagatcctcctccgcctcccgcccgaCGAACCCGCTTGCCTCCTCCGCGCATCCGTCGTCTGCAAGGACTGGGCCGGCATCGTCTGCCGCCCCGGATTCCGgcgccgcctccacgagctccaccGGGCACCCCCCGTGCTCGGCGTCCTCCACAACTGGGAATTCGATCCCATCCACCGATTCATCTCCACCACCGCATCGTCCTTCTCCCTCGCCGCCCCGGACTGCCTCGACTGGCGGGCCCTCGACTGCCGCCACGGACGCGCCCTCTTCTTCCCCCAGGAATTTGGTGGTCTGGAACTACTCTTGTGGGAGCCAATCACGGGTGCCGAGCAGCGCATACCGCTTCCCGCCGAGTTCCTGAGCGACTGCCCGACCGCAGCCGTGTTCTGCGCGGCGGACGGGTGCGACCACCGCGACTGCCTCGGCGGTCCTTTCCGCGTGGTCTTCCTCTTCGCCGTCGTGTTAGACGAGGAGACGCACGTCACGTCGGCGTGCATTTACTCGTCGGAGATTGGTGCTTGGGGCGAGCTGACCTCGATTCACTGCAACATCGAGTTCTCCATGGAATTCACAGGAAGCTACAGCGTGCTCGTTGACAGATCTGTGCTCTACTTCATGTCCGACGGCAACGCGGATAGTGCGTCGGTCGTCGAGTATGAATTGGCAAGCCGCGAGCTGACTGTTTTCGGCCTACCAGACAAGTACTACGGCCATGCATATAGCCTCATGCTGTTGGAGGACGGTGGAATCGGATTAATCCAATACTTGGATACGCGTCTCAAATTGTGGAGAAGAGAGGCGAGTGCTGAAGCAGGGTGGGTGCTGAACCGGGTCATGTGCTTGAAAAGTTTCATCCCAATGCATGCTCTCTTGCATTCAGAATATAGACTGCAAGTGATGGGCTTTGCTGAGGAAGCAAATATCATTTTTGTTGACACAGTTGTTGGCCTCTTCACAATAGAGCTACAATCGGGGCATGTGAGGAAGGTGTGCCGTGATACTGATCGAGGCTTCCGTAGTTTGATCCCAGTTGTCAGCTTCTACACTCCTGTACCCCAAGGCAAGCACCAGAATCTGCCGGCGTCGATGCCTAGTGAGGAGGCAGGTGGTGAGGATGGGGGAGAGGAAGAAAAAACAGTGGATCAGGCACATCAATTGTTGAACAAGGGGTCCAGTGCTACCAAGGAAGTTGACTTTATCAACACCTTCGAATACATCATCCATGACCTCGAGATCAG GGTTCCGTGTTGTGGAGAAGGTGTTCTGGAGGGTGATGGCACACTCAACAAACATGGATGTGCCTTGCTACCCCATGATTCTTCAG ATTGCCGGCTGCAAGTTAACATGGCCTCCTTCGCTTGTTCTTCAGAACAACagcaggaggaagaggagaggaaacGTTAA
- the LOC123117566 gene encoding uncharacterized protein, with protein sequence MAAPPRRRVLPPPLPDLATTSPPALPNELIKEILLRLPPDDPACLLRASLVCKAWSGIVSHPAFRRRLHELHRAPPVLGFLHDWDDDRIPHFVSTTASSFSLAAPDRRFWRALDCRHGRAVFLSGREDTNELLVWEPITGTQQRIPVPAAFEMTASTASSTTGLMYRTAAVVCAADGCDHQGCHGGPFCVLLVSTASILSEYGPFDDFVTSACLYSSETGAWGELTSMQDEFMMDFTYFSSVLVGRSLLYFLSYRGRILEYDLATHGLAVLSTPPQSICCSEGFNVMLTEDGGLALIEALSPDLKLWEREASEGTDAQWVLSQVISLDFLLPAIVGPRDSVLVLGFAEGANTIFVNTLHNLFMIDLQSEQVKKVCDGRGFCNLIPVVSFYTPHSRLQVPGDENHNPALQLNLLSGGQQGGWEEKSLELAQELFDKGCKAIKEKNFANAVDCFSHALEIRVRHYGGLALECASTFSRYGCALVCKAWEATNPPGANLNGKDLKDENMTGNGDDSDLNLAWKMLDTARVIVAKGPENTMEKCTIFYALAEVAMKREDWDNSIGYYFKALAILEHLVRPDHIRIAELYPLHGDSVVNHL encoded by the exons ATGGCcgctccgcctcgccgccgcgtCTTGCCGCCGCCGCTCCCAGACCTAGCAACCACCTCGCCGCCGGCGCTCCCCAACGAGCTCATCAAAGAGATCCTCCTTCGCCTCCCGCCCGACGACCCGGCCTGCCTCCTCCGCGCCTCCCTCGTCTGCAAGGCCTGGAGCGGCATCGTCTCCCACCCcgccttccgccgccgcctccacgagctccaccGCGCACCCCCGGTGCTCGGCTTCCTCCACGACTGGGATGACGACCGCATCCCCCACTTCgtctccaccaccgcctcctccttctccctcgccGCTCCGGATCGCCGCTTCTGGCGGGCCCTCGACTGCCGCCACGGCCGCGCCGTCTTCCTCTCT GGCCGGGAGGATACCAACGAACTCCTCGTGTGGGAGCCAATCACGGGCACCCAGCAGCGCATACCAGTTCCTGCAGCGTTCGAGATGACGGCTTCGACGGCTTCCTCCACGACTGGGTTGATGTACAGAACCGCGGCCGTGGTGTGCGCAGCGGACGGGTGCGACCACCAAGGCTGCCATGGGGGTCCTTTCTGCGTGCTCCTCGTCTCCACTGCCTCCATCTTGTCCGAGTACGGTCCATTCGACGACTTTGTCACATCCGCGTGCCTCTACTCGTCGGAGACTGGCGCGTGGGGTGAGCTGACCTCGATGCAGGACGAGTTCATGATGGACTTTACATATTTCTCCAGCGTTCTTGTTGGGAGGTCGCTGCTCTACTTCCTCTCCTACCGTGGGCGGATCCTGGAGTACGATTTGGCCACTCATGGCTTGGCTGTGTTGAGCACGCCGCCTCAAAGTATCTGCTGCTCTGAAGGATTTAACGTCATGCTGACGGAGGACGGTGGACTGGCGCTTATCGAAGCCTTGAGTCCGGATCTCAAATTGTGGGAAAGGGAGGCGAGTGAGGGCACAGATGCACAATGGGTACTGAGCCAGGTCATCTCCTTGGACTTTTTGCTCCCTGCTATTGTCGGTCCAAGAGATTCTGTGCTAGTGTTGGGCTTTGCCGAGGGAGCAAACACTATTTTCGTGAACACTCTTCACAATCTATTCATGATCGATCTACAGTCGGAGCAGGTGAAAAAGGTGTGTGATGGTCGTGGCTTCTGTAATTTGATTCCAGTTGTTAGCTTCTACACTCCACATTCTAGGCTCCAAGTGCCCGGGGACGAAAACCACAACCCAGCGCTGCAGCTGAACCTACTGAGTGGTGGTCAGCAGGGGGGATGGGAGGAGAAATCACTAGAGTTGGCACAAGAACTGTTCGATAAGGGATGCAAGGCTATCAAGGAGAAGAACTTCGCCAATGCGGTTGACTGCTTCAGCCACGCCCTCGAGATCAG GGTTCGACATTATGGAGGACTTGCTCTCGAGTGTGCTAGCACGTTTTCCAGATATGGATGTGCCTTGGTATGCAAAGCTTGGGAGGCGACCAATCCTCC AGGGGCAAACTTGAATGGGAAAGATCTGAAGGATGAGAACATGACAGGTAATGGAGATGATTCTGATTTGAATCTTGCCTGGAAAATGTTGGATACTGCAAGAGTGATAGTTGCCAAGGGCCCAGAGAATACAATGGAGAAATGCACTATATTTTATGCCCTAGCTGAAGTCGCCATGAAAAGAG AGGACTGGGACAACTCAATTGGTTACTACTTCAAAGCTTTAGCCATCTTGGAGCATTTGGTTAGGCCTGACCATATTCGTATTGCGGAACTGTATCCTCTTCATGGTGATAGTGTTGTCAATCACTTATAG
- the LOC123117565 gene encoding uncharacterized protein → MQNLKHAKEALLADKEVCTSAAGGRSGKFTPEVEIAFLSRFLARLQKKLEKLELAMSAPSSCTDKTMKRALSMASHEQNVSSTVARAASSTSQMAGPNDSLRSPTMSTAATTGGIGSGVTDFRIVSTGMEHGNDKPISDEPSPKRFAADDSPLVNEM, encoded by the exons ATGCAGAATCTGAAACATGCCAAGGAAGCTTTGCTGGCTGATAAAGAGGTTTGCACATCTGCTGCTGGAGGACGCTCGGGAAAGTTCACTCCAGAAGTGGAGATAGCTTTCCTTTCTAGATTCTTGGCCCGACTCCAGAAGAAG CTTGAAAAACTGGAGCTAGCAATGTCAGCCCCAAGCTCTTGCACAGATAAGACTATGAAGAGGGCTCTCTCAATGGCGAGTCATGAGCAGAATGTTAGCAGTACTGTGGCAAGAGCTGCATCTTCGACTTCACAGATGGCTGGACCAAACGACAGCTTGCGTTCCCCAACTATGTCTACAGCAGCAACAACAGGAGGCATTGGAAGTGGTGTAACTGACTTCAGGATTGTTAGCACAGGTATGGAACACGGTAATGACAAGCCGATCTCTGACGAACCTTCTCCAAAGCGGTTTGCAGCAGATGATTCACCACTCGTGAATGAAATGTGA